From Zerene cesonia ecotype Mississippi chromosome 16, Zerene_cesonia_1.1, whole genome shotgun sequence, one genomic window encodes:
- the LOC119832973 gene encoding beta-1,4-galactosyltransferase 1-like produces MYHFNKKKIFFCCTVVGLLLFFFHSKTISRKQYDYIMKENILNSLHAGISENFTSTAFIECEYYDVIYDETSLPVSLVDADLEEIHKIKEGGEYAPSECKPKYSTAIIVPYRDRAEQLRGFLMYMHSFLHHQHIHYRIYVIEQVDTHPFNRAKLLNIGALAAIQAGYPCLILHDLDLLPVKTANIYACLNAPRHMSSNINSFRFALPYLNIFGGVISILSKQYKKINGMNNNYYATSGDNDDLYSRIEASNFKICRFDPTTSEYHMTTHNSKTEIEQRRSKLTFSKKNMLSNGLNSIEYTEVATVLHPLFTHIMVDL; encoded by the exons atgtatcatttcaataaaaagaaaatattcttttgttGTACTGTAGTAGGATtactattgtttttctttcattccAAAACTATCTCAAGAAAACAATacgattatattatgaaggaaaatatattaaatagtctACATGCAGgaatctctgaaaatttcacaAGCACAGCATTCATAGAATGTGAATATTATGATGTTATTTATGATGAAACGTCTTTACCTGTAAGTTTGGTTGATGCAGATCTAgaagaaatacataaaatcaaaGAAGGGGGAGAATATGCTCCATCTGAGTGCAAACCAAAATATAGCACTGCTATAATAGTGCCatatag ggATAGAGCTGAACAATTAAGaggatttttaatgtatatgcACTCATTTCTGCACCATCAGCATATACATTACCGCATCTATGTTATTGAGCAAGTTGATACCCATCCATTTAACAGAGCAAAATTGTTGAATATTGGTGCTTTAGCTGCTATACAAGCTGGATATCCTTGCCTTATATTACATGATCTGGATTTGTTACCTGTAAAGACTGCAAATATTTATGCTTGTCTTAATGCTCCAAGGCATATGTCATCAAATATTAACAGTTTTAG ATTTGCACtaccatatttaaatatatttggtggtgtcatatctatattatcaaaacaatataagaaaataaatggaatgaataataattattatgccaCTAGTGGTGACAATGATGATTTATATTCTAGAATTGAGGCCTCTAATTTCAAGATATGTAGGTTTGATCCAACAACAAGCGAGTATCACATGACAACACATAATTCCAAAACAGAGat tGAACAAAGAAGAAGCAAGCTTACATTTTCTAAGAAGAATATGCTATCGAATGGGTTGAATTCTATTGAGTATACAGAAGTGGCAACAGTACTCCATCCATTATTTACTCATATCATGGTTGACTTGTAG
- the LOC119832974 gene encoding motile sperm domain-containing protein 1-like encodes MKNFPVFVFPVSLEFYLNARHTHKQLLTVYNPYDFSVNFKVLCTSPNKFTVIDPEGVIAPQSCIDIVVRYTQPSVSHCNTIEKFRITMYDKNTQQALGKRDIPTKLIEGEPLSINQESLGDNFHPLTTRPAPIRSSEEHSKVACNHPSHREHQPINIVAVAVSICCIAALLLPTQPEQVVKSQWPEWLHIGSNLKLVFSFVLGLVSMLVLRP; translated from the exons ATGAAAAACTTTCCAGTATTTGTATTTCCTGTTtcattagaattttatttaaacgctAGACATACCCACAAGCAGCTACTGACTGTGTATAACCCATATGATTTTTCTGTGAATTTCAAAG TACTATGTACTTCACCAAACAAATTTACTGTTATCGACCCAGAAGGAGTAATTGCTCCTCAAAGTTGCATCGATATAGTTGTGCGATATACGCAGCCTTCAGTTTCGCATTGCAATACAATAGAAAAGTTTAGGATAACAATGTATGATAAGAACACACAACAG gCACTGGGCAAAAGAGATATTCCAACAAAATTGATAGAAGGTGAACCATTAAGCATTAATCAAGAAAGCCTTGGCGATAATTTTCATCCTTTAACAACTCGGCCAGCCCCAATAAGATCATCAGAAGAGCATTCAAAAGTGGCCTGCAATCATCCATCTCATAG aGAACATCAACCAATAAACATTGTGGCTGTTGCAGTTAGTATATGTTGTATAGCAGCACTGCTTTTGCCCACTCAACCTGAGCAAGTAGTTAAATCACAGTGGCCTGAATGGCTTCACATTGGATCAAACCTCAAATTAGTGTTCTCCTTTGTACTTGGATTGGTCAGTATGCTGGTCTTACGGCCATAG